The following proteins come from a genomic window of Xiphophorus couchianus chromosome 19, X_couchianus-1.0, whole genome shotgun sequence:
- the togaram1 gene encoding TOG array regulator of axonemal microtubules protein 1 isoform X2, protein MIPGLISQEIHDQLLDSKNYQNRTNGVEKLKCILSEVDIKSVTPGSVEEFINFLPRLLDDSNFKVLHGTLQVLNLLIQKLETGVDRFLKHIVFVALKALGDTRAVTRNEYHNVFQQLMKTTPPQHVLDLIIGNLKHKNSRVREDVLNIVMAALLTHPRKNFNIPKLCFEVAPYLVDNKKKVRHAALELFAVFDHYLDTGKKQPLMKALDMVELNEDAEGLMAAVHARRARRILPKLTSEGIVEYGLVVPKPGQWSTGQHASGADLDWVINGGRTNSARSYRTEHDSDLLSGYGSLGSLTDDPMFQRRIVSAGKGKNKLPWETSTDNELQQSTTPNGKSLEQVLKGDSSSISKKGETYIPSFSSAEPQKPLSPRRRETPAGLRRSGSLNLDTDIFKSTNISDPDVVAPKGRVLSRNPSVERTFSLPSNASTPGSFLLPSYPLATCTGGMLTPTLSRHHADSSLSMSNTWPNKRETSPQQQGTSPRREKEDTAKGDLFSVQSPRPLRASLVSSSSTSSFRRALSNTRATFTISPVQAHSHDNQRSNTPANQQPDSKLNLDFDSISPWQVPQEEEPLDMQEMLNSLRTLRNSAAKKRAKVSLGSPDPDSPDSALQVDPRLDSPLQTSPVLTSSASESGLSSLSSAANFNNIKASPRSSAPSVMKQRIARVPSEKLRSSVSMDFSSFQGMYRRNDLSSEVGVVGQEVNYCNGTMKTEEEKVLLSPPLVRAAVRKPVRALKIVKGSQRTNSCRNSPGADISVPEGVIGKGMCGTTVSSNRPGATLLLEQGDLAAKPPTDPLAGIYSRQLDGDDSSHPEEPKEIMRMVRTGRDKTRAQNLEQFEELSGRGDETRDKIRHRVRQMLSDSPTEGKEELIINDWRLNGNMLISTKSDLLSDESSISATSPASPPEPQSPVKSSTTPHHPSPPTLPPNSKNVSRLRRAPSLSRTRPSLSHSSDELCHATLRHKKNLSAPSELCPFSKPDLVLTQSFNLLNSEDWEKKIEGLMFLRSLAYNHADTLQGKLHEVCLCLTQEVKNLRSGVSRVAVCTLGDLYTHLQRLMDQELEGTVKALLQKAGESNTFIRQDVDAALDCMVQHCTPTRCIGALLTGGISHLNPVVRKCTAQHLANLLEKVGAARLLSGGKDLTERILPAITKLAQDSSQEARYFGRRMLLFLSSHPDFDKNLEKYIPTKDLQTVRDTVLTLRTKGLGEMPQDSQSARGRRSLPGSGTVRASSLNGEQLNQTNRELNSHYGCKHQTQSIADKNEYIKQISGLLGSKDFRERIKGIDQLVADCEHNPNMVVNSIFPVFDAFKARLQESNSKVNLYALESLQKITHLLKDSLSQVVNILVPAIVDNHLNSKNNAIYSAAIGALNALIFNLDNILLLQPFCTKAQFLSGKAKMDLIEKVAGLVKELYPRKPQMVEQKVLPLLWHLLGTSTHSGSIHGRSGSVRTATAKLCQALLTQMGSSLNEFAASQPTNVQKGLNELLKTIK, encoded by the exons GAAGCTGGAGACTGGCGTTGACAGATTTTTGAAACATATAGTTTTCGTTGCCCTGAAGGCCCTCGGTGACACTCGTGCTGTCACCAGAAATGAATACCATAATGTGTTTCAGCAGCTGATGAAAACTACTCCACCGCAACACGTGTTGGACCTCATTATCGGCAACTTGAAACACAAGAACTCCAGGGTCCGGGAAGACGTCCTGAACATCGTCATGGCAGCTTTGCTCACTCATCCTaggaaaaattttaatattcCCAAGCTATGCTTCGAGGTGGCACCATATCTGGTGGACAACAAAAAGAAGGTCCGCCACGCTGCTTTGGAGTTATTCGCTGTTTTTGACCATTACCTTGACACAGGAAAGAAGCAGCCATTAATGAAAGCTTTGGACATGGTTGAGCTTAATGAGGACGCAGAAGGTCTGATGGCAGCTGTGCACGCAAGACGAGCGAGGCGCATCCTTCCGAAGCTGACCTCAGAGGGAATTGTGGAGTATGGCCTGGTGGTGCCCAAACCCGGACAGTGGTCCACAGGACAGCACGCATCTGGGGCCGATCTGGACTGGGTGATAAACGGGGGCCGGACGAACAGCGCCAGGAGCTACAGGACAGAGCATGACAGTGATCTGCTGTCCGGCTATGGCAGCTTAGGCTCCCTCACTGACGATCCAATGTTTCAGAGGAGGATTGTGAGCGCAGGCAAAGGGAAAAACAAGCTACCCTGGGAGACGTCGACTGATAACGAGCTGCAGCAAAGCACCACACCTAACGGGAAGAGCCTTGAACAG GTTTTAAAGGGGGACTCCAGCTCGATTTCCAAGAAGGGAGAGACCTACATACCAAGTTTCA GTTCTGCTGAGCCACAGAAGCCCCTGTCTCCCAGAAGGAGGGAAACCCCTGCAGGTCTCAGAAGAAGTGGGAGCCTCAACTTGGACACAGATAtctttaaaagcacaaacatcTCTGACCCAGATGTTG TGGCACCCAAAGGACGTGTGCTCTCGAGGAATCCCAGTGTCGAGCGAACTTTCTCTCTTCCCTCCAATGCTTCCACACCCGGCTCCTTTCTTCTGCCTTCCTACCCCCTGGCTACATGCACAGGGGGCATGCTAACTCCAACACTGTCCCGCCATCATGCAGACTCTTCCCTCTCCATGTCCAACACTTGGCCCAACAAACGAGAGACCAGTCCTCAGCAGCAAGGAACAAGCCCtcggagagagaaagaagacaCAGCAAAGG GAGACCTCTTCAGTGTGCAGTCTCCTAGGCCTCTTCGAGCCTCCCTTGTGAGTTCCTCTTCCACCTCATCGTTCAGGCGAGCTCTGAGCAACACCAGGGCAACTTTCACCATCTCACCGGTGCAAGCCCATTCTCATGACAACCAGAGATCAAACACTCCAGCCAACCAGCAGCCAGACAGTAAACTTAACCTGGACTTTGATAGCATCAGCCCCTGGCAAGTTCCTCAGGAAGAAGAGCCTCTGGACATGCAGGAA ATGCTGAACTCTCTACGCACCTTGCGAAACAGCGCTGCCAAGAAGAGGGCCAAAGTGAGCCTCGGCAGTCCAGATCCTGACAGCCCTGACTCAGCACTCCAGGTCGACCCAAGGCTGGATTCACCATTACAAACATCTCCAGTGCTTACCAGCTCAGCCAGCGAGAGCGGGCTCTCAAGTCTGAGTTCAGCTGCCAACTTCAACAACATTAAAGCAAG TCCCAGAAGCTCTGCCCCTTCTGTAATGAAACAACGGATTGCAAGAGTGCCTTCTGAAAAACTACGGTCGTCTGTGTCCATGGATTTCAGTAGCTTTCAAG GAATGTACCGTAGAAATGACCTGTCATCTGAGGTGGGTGTTGTTGGACAAGAAGTTAATTATTGCAACGGAACAATGAAAACTGAGGAAGAGAAAGTGCTACTGTCTCCTCCGCTGGTCAGAGCAGCAGTCCGCAAACCCGTCAGAGCTTTGAAGATTGTCAAAG GGTCACAGAGAACCAACAGCTGTAGGAATTCACCTGGTGCAGACATTTCTGTACCTGAAGGAGTGATAGGGAAAG GCATGTGTGGTACTACAGTATCCTCCAACCGTCCAGGAGCCACGCTGTTACTAGAGCAGGGGGATTTGGCTGCCAAACCTCCCACTGATCCTTTAGCAGGCATCTACAGCCGTCAACTAGATGGCGATGACAGCTCACATCCCGAAGAGCCCAAA GAAATTATGAGAATGGTCAGGACGGGTCGGGACAAGACAAGAGCGCAGAATCTGGAGCAATTTGAGGAACTGTCAGGTAGAGGGGACGAAACAAGAGACAAGATTCGCCATCGCGTCCGACAAATGTTGTCTGATTCACCCacagaaggaaaggaagaaTTAATCATCAATG ATTGGCGTTTGAACGGCAACATGCTGATATCCACCAAGTCAGATCTTCTCTCTGATGAATCCTCCATCAGTGCCACCAGTCCTGCCAGTCCACCAGAACCTCAAAGTCCAGTAAAAAGCTCAACCACACCCCACCATCCCAGCCCCCCTACATTACCTCCCAACTCAAAAAATGTGTCCCGCCTTAGAAGGGCACCTAGCCTGAGCAGAACCCGACCTTCGCTGTCCCACAGTTCAG ATGAGTTGTGCCACGCCACTTtaagacacaagaaaaatctGTCCGCTCCTTCGGAGCTTTGTCCCTTTTCAAAGCCCGACCTGGTGCTGACTCAGAGTTTCAACCTCCTGAATTCAGAGGACTG GGAGAAGAAGATTGAGGGTCTGATGTTCCTGCGCTCTCTTGCTTACAACCATGCAGACACACTTCAAGGCAAACTTCATGAAGTTTGTCTGTGTCTCACCCAAGAG GTGAAGAACCTGCGTTCAGGGGTTTCCAGGGTGGCAGTGTGTACCCTTGGCGACCTGTACACACACCTGCAGAGACTAATGGACCAAGAGCTTGAGGGGACAGTTAAAGCGCTGCTGCAGAAGGCCGGGGAGAGTAACACTTTTATCAGGCAGGATGTCGACGCAGCGCTGGATTGCATGGTGCAGCACTGCACTCCGACCCGCTGCATTGGTGCTTTGCTTACTGGAGGAATCAG TCATCTTAACCCAGTGGTGAGGAAGTGCACTGCTCAGCATCTGGCTAATCTGTTGGAGAAGGTTGGGGCTGCCCGCCTCCTGTCTGGAGGTAAAGATCTTACTGAAAGAATTTTACCTGCCATTACCAAACTTGCACAAGACTCCTCCCAGGAGGCCAG gtACTTTGGTCGTCGAATGCTGCTATTTCTGTCATCTCACCCTGACTTTGACAAGAACCTGGAAAAATATATTCCTACCAAAGACCTGCAAACTGTCAGAGACACTGTCTTGACTCTCAGGACAAAg GGTCTCGGTGAGATGCCCCAAGACTCTCAGTCAGCCAGAGGAAGACGCTCGCTCCCAGGCAGCGGAACAGTCAGGGCTTCATCGCTCAATGGAGAGCAACTCAACCAGACCAACAG GGAGTTGAACAGCCATTACGGCTGTAAACATCAGACACAGAGTATTGCAGACAAAAACGAATACATAAAGCAGATCTCAGGTCTGCTGGGTTCAAAGGACTTCAGAGAGCGGATAAAAGGCATCGATCAGCTAGTGGCTGACTGCGAACACAATCCCAACATGGTTGTCAATAGTATATTTCCG gtGTTTGATGCCTTTAAAGCCAGACTGCAGGAGTCCAACAGCAAGGTTAACCTTTACGCCCTGGAGTCTCTGCAGAAAATAACCCATTTGCTGAAGGACAGCTTGTCCCAAGTGGTTAACATCCTGGTGCCAGCAATTGTGGACAATCACCTCAACTCCAAGAATAACGCCATCTATTCTGCTGCTATCGGAGCTCTGAATGCACTTATTTTTAATCTTG ATaatattcttcttcttcaaccTTTCTGCACCAAGGCCCAGTTTTTAAGTGGCAAAGCTAAGATGGATCTCATTGAAAAGGTTGCAG GTCTTGTTAAGGAGCTCTATCCTCGCAAGCCTCAGATGGTGGAGCAGAAAGTCTTGCCCTTACTGTGGCACCTTCTTGGTACCTCCACCCACAGCGGCAGCATCCACGGCAGGAGTGGCAGCGTTCGGACCGCAACGGCCAAGCTGTGCCAAGCCCTTCTCACCCAAATGGGGTCGAGCCTGAACGAATTCGCTGCCTCCCAGCCTACTAATGTCCAGAAAGGTTTAAACGAGCTTCTGAAGAccataaaataa
- the togaram1 gene encoding TOG array regulator of axonemal microtubules protein 1 isoform X1 — protein MIPGLISQEIHDQLLDSKNYQNRTNGVEKLKCILSEVDIKSVTPGSVEEFINFLPRLLDDSNFKVLHGTLQVLNLLIQKLETGVDRFLKHIVFVALKALGDTRAVTRNEYHNVFQQLMKTTPPQHVLDLIIGNLKHKNSRVREDVLNIVMAALLTHPRKNFNIPKLCFEVAPYLVDNKKKVRHAALELFAVFDHYLDTGKKQPLMKALDMVELNEDAEGLMAAVHARRARRILPKLTSEGIVEYGLVVPKPGQWSTGQHASGADLDWVINGGRTNSARSYRTEHDSDLLSGYGSLGSLTDDPMFQRRIVSAGKGKNKLPWETSTDNELQQSTTPNGKSLEQVLKGDSSSISKKGETYIPSFSSAEPQKPLSPRRRETPAGLRRSGSLNLDTDIFKSTNISDPDVVAPKGRVLSRNPSVERTFSLPSNASTPGSFLLPSYPLATCTGGMLTPTLSRHHADSSLSMSNTWPNKRETSPQQQGTSPRREKEDTAKGDLFSVQSPRPLRASLVSSSSTSSFRRALSNTRATFTISPVQAHSHDNQRSNTPANQQPDSKLNLDFDSISPWQVPQEEEPLDMQEMLNSLRTLRNSAAKKRAKVSLGSPDPDSPDSALQVDPRLDSPLQTSPVLTSSASESGLSSLSSAANFNNIKASNPRSSAPSVMKQRIARVPSEKLRSSVSMDFSSFQGMYRRNDLSSEVGVVGQEVNYCNGTMKTEEEKVLLSPPLVRAAVRKPVRALKIVKGSQRTNSCRNSPGADISVPEGVIGKGMCGTTVSSNRPGATLLLEQGDLAAKPPTDPLAGIYSRQLDGDDSSHPEEPKEIMRMVRTGRDKTRAQNLEQFEELSGRGDETRDKIRHRVRQMLSDSPTEGKEELIINDWRLNGNMLISTKSDLLSDESSISATSPASPPEPQSPVKSSTTPHHPSPPTLPPNSKNVSRLRRAPSLSRTRPSLSHSSDELCHATLRHKKNLSAPSELCPFSKPDLVLTQSFNLLNSEDWEKKIEGLMFLRSLAYNHADTLQGKLHEVCLCLTQEVKNLRSGVSRVAVCTLGDLYTHLQRLMDQELEGTVKALLQKAGESNTFIRQDVDAALDCMVQHCTPTRCIGALLTGGISHLNPVVRKCTAQHLANLLEKVGAARLLSGGKDLTERILPAITKLAQDSSQEARYFGRRMLLFLSSHPDFDKNLEKYIPTKDLQTVRDTVLTLRTKGLGEMPQDSQSARGRRSLPGSGTVRASSLNGEQLNQTNRELNSHYGCKHQTQSIADKNEYIKQISGLLGSKDFRERIKGIDQLVADCEHNPNMVVNSIFPVFDAFKARLQESNSKVNLYALESLQKITHLLKDSLSQVVNILVPAIVDNHLNSKNNAIYSAAIGALNALIFNLDNILLLQPFCTKAQFLSGKAKMDLIEKVAGLVKELYPRKPQMVEQKVLPLLWHLLGTSTHSGSIHGRSGSVRTATAKLCQALLTQMGSSLNEFAASQPTNVQKGLNELLKTIK, from the exons GAAGCTGGAGACTGGCGTTGACAGATTTTTGAAACATATAGTTTTCGTTGCCCTGAAGGCCCTCGGTGACACTCGTGCTGTCACCAGAAATGAATACCATAATGTGTTTCAGCAGCTGATGAAAACTACTCCACCGCAACACGTGTTGGACCTCATTATCGGCAACTTGAAACACAAGAACTCCAGGGTCCGGGAAGACGTCCTGAACATCGTCATGGCAGCTTTGCTCACTCATCCTaggaaaaattttaatattcCCAAGCTATGCTTCGAGGTGGCACCATATCTGGTGGACAACAAAAAGAAGGTCCGCCACGCTGCTTTGGAGTTATTCGCTGTTTTTGACCATTACCTTGACACAGGAAAGAAGCAGCCATTAATGAAAGCTTTGGACATGGTTGAGCTTAATGAGGACGCAGAAGGTCTGATGGCAGCTGTGCACGCAAGACGAGCGAGGCGCATCCTTCCGAAGCTGACCTCAGAGGGAATTGTGGAGTATGGCCTGGTGGTGCCCAAACCCGGACAGTGGTCCACAGGACAGCACGCATCTGGGGCCGATCTGGACTGGGTGATAAACGGGGGCCGGACGAACAGCGCCAGGAGCTACAGGACAGAGCATGACAGTGATCTGCTGTCCGGCTATGGCAGCTTAGGCTCCCTCACTGACGATCCAATGTTTCAGAGGAGGATTGTGAGCGCAGGCAAAGGGAAAAACAAGCTACCCTGGGAGACGTCGACTGATAACGAGCTGCAGCAAAGCACCACACCTAACGGGAAGAGCCTTGAACAG GTTTTAAAGGGGGACTCCAGCTCGATTTCCAAGAAGGGAGAGACCTACATACCAAGTTTCA GTTCTGCTGAGCCACAGAAGCCCCTGTCTCCCAGAAGGAGGGAAACCCCTGCAGGTCTCAGAAGAAGTGGGAGCCTCAACTTGGACACAGATAtctttaaaagcacaaacatcTCTGACCCAGATGTTG TGGCACCCAAAGGACGTGTGCTCTCGAGGAATCCCAGTGTCGAGCGAACTTTCTCTCTTCCCTCCAATGCTTCCACACCCGGCTCCTTTCTTCTGCCTTCCTACCCCCTGGCTACATGCACAGGGGGCATGCTAACTCCAACACTGTCCCGCCATCATGCAGACTCTTCCCTCTCCATGTCCAACACTTGGCCCAACAAACGAGAGACCAGTCCTCAGCAGCAAGGAACAAGCCCtcggagagagaaagaagacaCAGCAAAGG GAGACCTCTTCAGTGTGCAGTCTCCTAGGCCTCTTCGAGCCTCCCTTGTGAGTTCCTCTTCCACCTCATCGTTCAGGCGAGCTCTGAGCAACACCAGGGCAACTTTCACCATCTCACCGGTGCAAGCCCATTCTCATGACAACCAGAGATCAAACACTCCAGCCAACCAGCAGCCAGACAGTAAACTTAACCTGGACTTTGATAGCATCAGCCCCTGGCAAGTTCCTCAGGAAGAAGAGCCTCTGGACATGCAGGAA ATGCTGAACTCTCTACGCACCTTGCGAAACAGCGCTGCCAAGAAGAGGGCCAAAGTGAGCCTCGGCAGTCCAGATCCTGACAGCCCTGACTCAGCACTCCAGGTCGACCCAAGGCTGGATTCACCATTACAAACATCTCCAGTGCTTACCAGCTCAGCCAGCGAGAGCGGGCTCTCAAGTCTGAGTTCAGCTGCCAACTTCAACAACATTAAAGCAAG CAATCCCAGAAGCTCTGCCCCTTCTGTAATGAAACAACGGATTGCAAGAGTGCCTTCTGAAAAACTACGGTCGTCTGTGTCCATGGATTTCAGTAGCTTTCAAG GAATGTACCGTAGAAATGACCTGTCATCTGAGGTGGGTGTTGTTGGACAAGAAGTTAATTATTGCAACGGAACAATGAAAACTGAGGAAGAGAAAGTGCTACTGTCTCCTCCGCTGGTCAGAGCAGCAGTCCGCAAACCCGTCAGAGCTTTGAAGATTGTCAAAG GGTCACAGAGAACCAACAGCTGTAGGAATTCACCTGGTGCAGACATTTCTGTACCTGAAGGAGTGATAGGGAAAG GCATGTGTGGTACTACAGTATCCTCCAACCGTCCAGGAGCCACGCTGTTACTAGAGCAGGGGGATTTGGCTGCCAAACCTCCCACTGATCCTTTAGCAGGCATCTACAGCCGTCAACTAGATGGCGATGACAGCTCACATCCCGAAGAGCCCAAA GAAATTATGAGAATGGTCAGGACGGGTCGGGACAAGACAAGAGCGCAGAATCTGGAGCAATTTGAGGAACTGTCAGGTAGAGGGGACGAAACAAGAGACAAGATTCGCCATCGCGTCCGACAAATGTTGTCTGATTCACCCacagaaggaaaggaagaaTTAATCATCAATG ATTGGCGTTTGAACGGCAACATGCTGATATCCACCAAGTCAGATCTTCTCTCTGATGAATCCTCCATCAGTGCCACCAGTCCTGCCAGTCCACCAGAACCTCAAAGTCCAGTAAAAAGCTCAACCACACCCCACCATCCCAGCCCCCCTACATTACCTCCCAACTCAAAAAATGTGTCCCGCCTTAGAAGGGCACCTAGCCTGAGCAGAACCCGACCTTCGCTGTCCCACAGTTCAG ATGAGTTGTGCCACGCCACTTtaagacacaagaaaaatctGTCCGCTCCTTCGGAGCTTTGTCCCTTTTCAAAGCCCGACCTGGTGCTGACTCAGAGTTTCAACCTCCTGAATTCAGAGGACTG GGAGAAGAAGATTGAGGGTCTGATGTTCCTGCGCTCTCTTGCTTACAACCATGCAGACACACTTCAAGGCAAACTTCATGAAGTTTGTCTGTGTCTCACCCAAGAG GTGAAGAACCTGCGTTCAGGGGTTTCCAGGGTGGCAGTGTGTACCCTTGGCGACCTGTACACACACCTGCAGAGACTAATGGACCAAGAGCTTGAGGGGACAGTTAAAGCGCTGCTGCAGAAGGCCGGGGAGAGTAACACTTTTATCAGGCAGGATGTCGACGCAGCGCTGGATTGCATGGTGCAGCACTGCACTCCGACCCGCTGCATTGGTGCTTTGCTTACTGGAGGAATCAG TCATCTTAACCCAGTGGTGAGGAAGTGCACTGCTCAGCATCTGGCTAATCTGTTGGAGAAGGTTGGGGCTGCCCGCCTCCTGTCTGGAGGTAAAGATCTTACTGAAAGAATTTTACCTGCCATTACCAAACTTGCACAAGACTCCTCCCAGGAGGCCAG gtACTTTGGTCGTCGAATGCTGCTATTTCTGTCATCTCACCCTGACTTTGACAAGAACCTGGAAAAATATATTCCTACCAAAGACCTGCAAACTGTCAGAGACACTGTCTTGACTCTCAGGACAAAg GGTCTCGGTGAGATGCCCCAAGACTCTCAGTCAGCCAGAGGAAGACGCTCGCTCCCAGGCAGCGGAACAGTCAGGGCTTCATCGCTCAATGGAGAGCAACTCAACCAGACCAACAG GGAGTTGAACAGCCATTACGGCTGTAAACATCAGACACAGAGTATTGCAGACAAAAACGAATACATAAAGCAGATCTCAGGTCTGCTGGGTTCAAAGGACTTCAGAGAGCGGATAAAAGGCATCGATCAGCTAGTGGCTGACTGCGAACACAATCCCAACATGGTTGTCAATAGTATATTTCCG gtGTTTGATGCCTTTAAAGCCAGACTGCAGGAGTCCAACAGCAAGGTTAACCTTTACGCCCTGGAGTCTCTGCAGAAAATAACCCATTTGCTGAAGGACAGCTTGTCCCAAGTGGTTAACATCCTGGTGCCAGCAATTGTGGACAATCACCTCAACTCCAAGAATAACGCCATCTATTCTGCTGCTATCGGAGCTCTGAATGCACTTATTTTTAATCTTG ATaatattcttcttcttcaaccTTTCTGCACCAAGGCCCAGTTTTTAAGTGGCAAAGCTAAGATGGATCTCATTGAAAAGGTTGCAG GTCTTGTTAAGGAGCTCTATCCTCGCAAGCCTCAGATGGTGGAGCAGAAAGTCTTGCCCTTACTGTGGCACCTTCTTGGTACCTCCACCCACAGCGGCAGCATCCACGGCAGGAGTGGCAGCGTTCGGACCGCAACGGCCAAGCTGTGCCAAGCCCTTCTCACCCAAATGGGGTCGAGCCTGAACGAATTCGCTGCCTCCCAGCCTACTAATGTCCAGAAAGGTTTAAACGAGCTTCTGAAGAccataaaataa